Proteins found in one Candidatus Latescibacterota bacterium genomic segment:
- a CDS encoding sigma-54 dependent transcriptional regulator yields the protein MAGEKILIVDDEKSMCQYLSIMLKKEGYAVKTANNGKKAVSEIKSSNFDVVITDIRMEGMDGIEVLKSVKEIDSTLPVIIMTAYASQKTAIEALNMGAYHYLVKRAAKNEEIKMVVRNALDMHKVKSENRFLKKQLKRKDSPREIIGKSEEIEKVFRLIDKVADTDSTILVCGESGTGKELVARAIHYRSGRAGEPFVSINCGALPENLLESELFGHVKGSFTGAIRDKDGLFKVASGGTFFLDEVGETSPAIQVKLLRVLQEREIIPVGGTTSIKVNARLIAATNADLETAVQEGNFRADLYYRLNVIPIVIPPLRDRSDDIPLLVNHFLKLTSEKTKKEKTISDEAMDLLRGFEWPGNVRELENIIERAVILQDGDHVEACELPDKIRLHSREKRKICVDKAQMTLEELEKEYLISVLEETGWQKKKASSILGINASTLYRKIQRYELEREGEKVIS from the coding sequence ATGGCAGGAGAAAAGATCCTGATAGTAGATGATGAAAAGAGCATGTGTCAGTATTTGTCGATCATGTTGAAAAAGGAAGGATATGCAGTTAAGACTGCTAATAACGGCAAGAAAGCGGTTTCCGAGATAAAAAGCTCCAATTTCGATGTAGTCATAACCGATATAAGGATGGAGGGGATGGACGGCATCGAGGTGCTCAAATCGGTGAAGGAGATCGATTCGACTCTGCCCGTGATAATCATGACGGCCTATGCTTCCCAGAAGACGGCGATCGAGGCTCTCAACATGGGGGCATACCACTATCTTGTCAAGAGAGCTGCCAAGAATGAAGAGATCAAGATGGTGGTGCGGAACGCTCTGGACATGCACAAGGTCAAAAGCGAAAACAGATTTCTCAAGAAACAACTCAAAAGAAAAGACTCTCCGAGGGAGATCATTGGCAAGAGTGAGGAAATAGAAAAAGTATTCAGGCTTATCGACAAGGTCGCCGACACCGACAGCACTATTCTGGTATGTGGGGAAAGTGGTACTGGCAAGGAACTGGTCGCCAGAGCGATTCATTACAGGAGCGGCAGGGCGGGTGAACCCTTCGTGTCGATCAACTGCGGAGCCCTACCGGAGAATCTGCTCGAGAGTGAGTTGTTCGGTCATGTGAAGGGATCTTTCACCGGAGCCATCAGGGATAAGGATGGTCTGTTCAAGGTGGCAAGCGGAGGTACGTTCTTTCTCGACGAGGTGGGAGAGACCTCTCCGGCAATCCAGGTCAAGTTGCTCAGGGTCCTCCAGGAGAGAGAGATCATACCTGTCGGCGGAACGACTTCGATAAAGGTCAACGCGAGGCTGATAGCGGCCACCAATGCAGATCTGGAGACCGCGGTCCAGGAGGGAAACTTCCGGGCGGACCTCTACTACAGGTTGAATGTGATTCCCATAGTGATTCCGCCTCTTCGTGACAGAAGTGACGATATTCCCCTTCTGGTGAATCATTTCCTGAAGCTCACTTCAGAAAAAACAAAGAAGGAAAAGACTATCTCCGATGAGGCCATGGATCTACTCAGAGGATTCGAATGGCCGGGGAACGTCCGTGAACTGGAAAACATCATAGAGAGGGCAGTGATACTTCAGGACGGAGATCATGTAGAGGCCTGCGAACTGCCCGACAAGATCCGCCTCCACTCGCGGGAGAAAAGAAAGATCTGTGTCGACAAGGCTCAGATGACCCTCGAGGAGCTGGAGAAGGAATACCTCATATCGGTACTGGAGGAGACCGGATGGCAGAAGAAGAAGGCCAGCTCTATCCTCGGTATCAATGCCTCGACTCTCTACAGAAAGATACAGAGGTACGAACTGGAGCGTGAAGGAGAGAAGGTGATCAGCTGA
- a CDS encoding type II secretion system GspH family protein, with amino-acid sequence MNNKGFTLIELMIVVVIIGILAAIAIPNFINMQSRAKEASVKSSCHTLQLAAEDFAVQNQGVYAALAADAVPNGDTMVDLLPGGVLMTNSFTKAVAEPSVWGGAGATAGQIGYQAVVVNTSNVGYTITGVGKDDGTTVITLTSGQ; translated from the coding sequence ATGAATAACAAGGGTTTCACTCTTATCGAGCTTATGATCGTAGTGGTCATTATCGGTATTCTCGCTGCTATAGCGATTCCGAACTTCATCAACATGCAGTCAAGGGCCAAGGAAGCCTCTGTCAAGTCGAGCTGTCATACGCTCCAGCTTGCCGCTGAGGATTTTGCCGTACAGAACCAGGGTGTCTATGCTGCGCTCGCCGCGGACGCTGTTCCGAACGGTGACACGATGGTGGATCTGCTTCCGGGCGGAGTCCTGATGACAAACTCGTTCACCAAGGCTGTTGCTGAGCCGTCCGTATGGGGTGGCGCTGGCGCGACTGCCGGCCAGATCGGCTATCAGGCTGTCGTAGTCAATACTTCCAACGTTGGTTACACCATCACGGGTGTTGGCAAGGACGACGGTACGACTGTTATCACTCTGACCAGCGGTCAGTAA
- a CDS encoding ABC transporter permease produces MMNRISSIAVNTFRESVREKLLYIVILYGGILLLSTFILSPLSVGAAGGKIITDVGLAGISLLGVLTAIMVGSTLVHKEIEKKAVFMVMTRPVSRQEYLVGKFSGMVMALGLLMIIMTAVMAVMIFIGRGVPGGPVFLAAYLSLLEMAVMSSIVIFFSTFTTPILTSFFSICIFVAGNLSGDLRAFAKRFGGPLVGYITEVFYYLLPNLKVFNLRNEAVHDLRFSGSDIALATIYAVIYCGAVLYFSYLVFRRREFS; encoded by the coding sequence ATGATGAACAGGATATCATCTATAGCGGTCAATACCTTCAGGGAGTCGGTCAGGGAGAAACTGTTGTATATCGTGATCCTCTATGGAGGAATACTGCTTCTCAGTACATTTATTCTTTCTCCCCTGTCAGTCGGAGCGGCAGGCGGGAAGATAATCACCGACGTGGGGCTCGCAGGCATTTCGTTGCTCGGTGTCCTGACCGCAATAATGGTCGGAAGTACCCTTGTTCACAAGGAGATCGAGAAGAAGGCAGTCTTCATGGTGATGACCAGGCCTGTATCGAGGCAGGAATATCTTGTCGGGAAGTTTTCCGGCATGGTCATGGCGTTGGGACTTCTGATGATCATAATGACCGCCGTTATGGCAGTGATGATATTCATCGGGAGGGGAGTGCCCGGAGGGCCGGTTTTTCTGGCAGCTTACCTCTCTCTTCTTGAGATGGCCGTCATGTCATCGATTGTGATATTTTTCAGCACTTTTACGACGCCGATCCTGACGTCGTTCTTTTCTATATGTATTTTTGTGGCGGGAAACCTCAGTGGAGATCTAAGGGCCTTCGCGAAGAGATTCGGCGGCCCGTTAGTCGGATACATCACTGAAGTGTTTTATTATCTTCTTCCGAACCTCAAGGTATTCAATCTGAGGAATGAAGCTGTGCATGACCTCAGGTTCAGCGGGAGTGATATCGCGCTTGCCACGATCTATGCGGTGATTTATTGCGGCGCTGTCCTGTATTTTTCTTATCTGGTGTTCAGGAGAAGGGAATTTTCCTGA
- a CDS encoding ABC transporter ATP-binding protein yields the protein MSVERETLRVDAIRKTFRGELGMASKEVLHGVSFEAHKGEILGFLGPNGTGKTTTIKIILGLMRPDSGKVTIFGKEAGDRMALARLGYLPENPYFFPHLTLREFLKYCGSLSGIDDDLLGIHCDEMMSLTGLAESADRRLKGFSKGMTQRAGLAQAILHDPDFLILDEPFSGLDPLGRKMVRDILLDLKNKGKTIFFSSHILPDMEALCDRTVIIRDGVIVRNVSMDEVFNMAGSGTEVIARECSEDIMEGITDYIDRAASRGRETFMHVKKQEYLRTVIQHLYNNGAEVLKVVPEQPSLEEIFIGEISGGPAEVGMKVNQRAAVLPGGKEAP from the coding sequence GTGTCAGTCGAAAGGGAGACTCTGAGAGTAGATGCGATACGAAAGACCTTCCGGGGAGAGCTTGGTATGGCCTCGAAGGAAGTCCTTCACGGTGTCTCGTTTGAGGCGCATAAGGGTGAGATCCTTGGATTCCTGGGACCGAACGGGACAGGAAAGACTACTACGATCAAGATCATCCTCGGCCTCATGAGACCGGATTCAGGAAAAGTCACGATATTTGGAAAAGAGGCAGGTGACAGGATGGCTCTTGCCAGACTCGGGTATCTGCCCGAGAACCCCTATTTCTTTCCGCATCTGACTCTTCGTGAGTTTCTGAAGTATTGTGGCAGCTTGAGCGGGATCGATGACGATCTGCTCGGCATCCACTGCGACGAGATGATGTCTCTTACAGGACTCGCAGAGAGTGCCGACCGCAGATTAAAGGGGTTTTCCAAGGGGATGACCCAGAGAGCCGGACTGGCCCAGGCGATACTCCATGACCCTGATTTCCTCATCCTCGACGAACCATTTTCCGGGCTCGACCCCCTGGGCAGGAAGATGGTCAGGGATATTCTGCTGGATCTTAAGAATAAGGGGAAGACGATATTCTTTTCCTCCCATATCCTGCCTGACATGGAAGCGCTTTGCGACCGAACGGTGATCATCCGTGACGGAGTGATTGTTAGAAACGTCAGTATGGATGAGGTTTTTAACATGGCTGGAAGTGGCACAGAAGTAATAGCACGGGAATGCAGTGAAGATATCATGGAAGGAATTACAGATTACATTGACAGGGCGGCCAGCAGGGGCAGGGAGACATTCATGCATGTCAAAAAGCAGGAGTATCTTCGGACAGTCATCCAGCACCTTTACAATAATGGGGCCGAAGTCCTCAAGGTCGTTCCCGAACAACCCTCTCTGGAAGAAATATTTATCGGTGAGATCTCCGGTGGTCCAGCGGAGGTTGGAATGAAGGTGAACCAGAGGGCAGCGGTGCTTCCCGGAGGAAAGGAGGCCCCATGA
- a CDS encoding prepilin peptidase yields the protein MTDAVIYVFVAVFGLMTGSFLNVVIYRLPVKKSIVRPRSACPSCGRVIKWYENIPVFSYMFLKGKCRGCEASISVRYPVVESIGMIHAVLSLYVFGYSIDMVFAYAFLMALTAITFIDWDHRIIPDEISLSFIILGLAWSLFSPRLVFSQSLLGVIAGGGGLWLVGVIYRFLRHTEGMGGGDVKLMGMIGAFLGVKLVLPVIVIASFFGSIYGVYLLRKGGEGKTAVAFGSFLAPAAAVCLVFGPWLLDWYFGRF from the coding sequence ATGACTGATGCAGTGATATATGTTTTTGTCGCGGTCTTTGGCCTGATGACAGGGAGTTTTCTCAACGTCGTCATTTACAGGTTGCCCGTCAAAAAGTCGATAGTCAGGCCAAGGTCAGCATGTCCGTCCTGCGGCCGGGTAATAAAGTGGTACGAGAATATCCCGGTATTCAGCTACATGTTTCTGAAAGGAAAGTGCAGGGGGTGTGAGGCTTCGATATCAGTCAGGTATCCGGTAGTCGAATCGATCGGCATGATTCACGCTGTCCTCTCACTCTACGTATTCGGATATAGTATCGACATGGTCTTCGCGTATGCCTTCCTGATGGCGCTTACCGCGATAACCTTCATCGACTGGGATCACAGGATCATCCCGGACGAGATCAGCCTCTCATTTATCATCCTCGGCCTTGCCTGGAGTCTCTTCAGTCCCCGGCTCGTCTTTTCGCAGTCATTACTGGGTGTTATCGCCGGTGGAGGCGGGCTCTGGCTTGTAGGAGTGATTTACAGGTTTCTCAGGCACACGGAGGGCATGGGTGGAGGAGACGTCAAGCTGATGGGAATGATCGGAGCATTTCTGGGTGTCAAGCTCGTACTGCCCGTAATAGTGATCGCCTCATTCTTCGGTTCGATCTATGGTGTCTACCTGCTCAGAAAAGGCGGAGAGGGAAAGACGGCAGTCGCTTTTGGATCATTCCTGGCCCCCGCGGCCGCTGTCTGCCTGGTTTTTGGTCCCTGGCTGCTCGACTGGTATTTCGGCAGGTTCTGA